In Oceanobacillus sp. FSL K6-2867, one DNA window encodes the following:
- the atpB gene encoding F0F1 ATP synthase subunit A yields the protein MDHTAPIVEDVLGISWLDFNLSNVLMIAVVSLIVFVFCVWASRKLQMRPTGMQNFMEWVVEFVKGIINDTMDWKTGKVFLPLGLTLIFYILVSNLAGVATVGVVGHDLWWKSPTADATLTLTLSGIVIVLTHYYGIKVRGTKEYFKGYVSPVPFMLPFKIIEEFTNTLTLGLRLFGNIYAGEILLSLLIGLAASSVFGFLGAALPTLAWMGFKLFIGTIQVYVFVMLTMVYMSHKVSSDH from the coding sequence TTGGATCATACAGCTCCAATAGTCGAAGACGTCTTGGGGATTTCCTGGCTTGACTTTAACTTATCTAATGTCCTCATGATTGCAGTTGTGTCGCTAATTGTCTTTGTTTTCTGTGTGTGGGCAAGCCGCAAACTGCAGATGAGGCCAACCGGGATGCAAAACTTCATGGAATGGGTAGTTGAATTTGTAAAAGGAATTATCAACGACACAATGGACTGGAAAACAGGGAAGGTGTTTCTTCCGTTAGGATTAACGCTGATTTTTTACATCCTTGTCAGTAACCTAGCAGGTGTTGCAACCGTCGGAGTAGTCGGTCATGACTTATGGTGGAAATCACCAACCGCAGATGCAACATTAACATTAACACTATCAGGTATAGTTATCGTATTAACCCATTACTATGGAATTAAAGTACGAGGAACCAAAGAATATTTCAAAGGGTATGTCAGCCCAGTACCTTTCATGCTGCCATTTAAAATTATCGAGGAGTTTACCAACACATTAACGTTGGGTCTTCGTCTATTTGGTAACATTTATGCAGGGGAAATCTTGTTAAGTCTATTGATTGGGCTAGCAGCATCATCTGTATTTGGATTTTTAGGAGCAGCATTGCCAACACTTGCTTGGATGGGCTTCAAACTCTTCATTGGTACAATTCAAGTTTATGTATTTGTTATGTTGACAATGGTATACATGTCTCATAAAGTGAGCAGTGACCATTAA